The following proteins are co-located in the Peromyscus maniculatus bairdii isolate BWxNUB_F1_BW_parent chromosome 23, HU_Pman_BW_mat_3.1, whole genome shotgun sequence genome:
- the Pom121c gene encoding nuclear envelope pore membrane protein POM 121C isoform X2, whose protein sequence is MVCSPVTVRIAPPDSKLLRSPMPEQMLNTALSSPSSNAPDPCAKETVLSALKEKKKRTVEEEDQLPLDGQENKRRRHDSSGSAHSAFEPLVANGVPAAFVPKPGSLKRSLASQSSDDHLNKRSRTSSVSSLPGTCTGGIPSSSRNAITSSYSSTRGLSQLWKRSGPTSSPFSSPASSRSQTPERPAKKTREEEPCPHSSSSAPLVADKESPGEKVTDTAPGKQQNSWASPPTPGNSGQRKRKVQLLPSRRGDQLTLPPPPELGYSITAEDLDMERRASLQWFNKVLEDKMDDASTSASEPPPAANPPFTFTPPAVAPAASAASLPAPSSNPLLESLKKMQESPAPPSSEPAAPAATAAPSPPKTPSLLSPLVSPLTGPPSASASSDSKPAAAFLGLAPSASATPLPEDTKSPGGPQAEQPGSTPASSAPSPTPKPSMLFGMLSPPATSSLATPGPACASPMFKPIFLATPKSESESPLPSSSASAATTTSSSTTLATTASTASTPAPTFKPIFDSVEPFPAMPLAAPFSLKQTAAAATTTATPSPLFTGLGTAASTAASGTTASASKLVFGFGVTTVASSASSTVTSTSQTLLFGGAPPVTAASSAPALSSIFQFGKPPATATASAAGTSFSQPLASSAQTVAGSSGGSGTSGFGGFGSTLTTSSSGPATSSQPTLTFSSTATPTFNIPFSSGAKPAPSPAYPGAAPQPTFGAAGGASKPALAPSFGSSFTFGNSVASAPSAAPAAAAFGSAAQPAFGGLKAAASTFGTPASTQPAFGNTTSVFSFGSASTSGFGATTQTTNSGSSSSLFGSSAPSPFTFGGSAAPSASGGFGLGATPGTSSTSGTFSFGSGPSGTTGTTTSFGGSLSQNTLGTPSQSSPFAFSAGSASESKPVFGGTATPTFGQSAPAPGVGTAGSSLSFGASSTPAQGFVGVGAFGSAAPSFSIGAGSKTPGARQRLQARRQHTRKK, encoded by the exons ATGGTGTGTAGCCCAGTGACAGTGAGGATTGCCCCTCCAGACAGCAAGTTACTTCGCTCACCAat GCCAGAGCAGATGCTCAACACAGCACTGTCTTCACCATCGAGTAATGCCCCAGACCCTTGTGCGAAGGAGACGGTGCTGAGCGCCctcaaggagaagaagaaaaggacagtGGAGGAGGAAGACCAGCTACCCCTTGATGGCCAGGAAAACAAGAGAAG GCGCCATGATAGCAGTGGGAGCGCGCATTCGGCATTCGAGCCCCTTGTGGCCAACGGAGTCCCCGCCGCGTTTGTGCCTAA GCCTGGCTCCCTGAAGAGAAGTCTGGCTTCCCAGAGCTCCGATGACCACTTGAACAAACGGTCTCGTACCTCCTCTGTGAGCTCCCTGCCCGGTACCTGCACGGGCGGCATCCCCAGCTCCAGCCGCAATGCCATCACCAGCTCCTACAGCTCCACCCGTGGCCTCTCCCAG CTGTGGAAGAGGAGTggtcccacctcctcccccttctccagcCCAGCTTCCTCCCGCTCCCAGACTCCAGAGAGGCCAGCCAAGAAAACAAG AGAGGAGGAGCCGTGCCCCCATTCCAGTTCTTCAGCTCCCTTGGTAGCAGACAAGGAGTCCCCAGGAGAAAAGG TTACAGATACAGCCCCCGGGAAGCAGCAGAACTCTTGGGCTTCCCCACCCACGCCTGGCAACTCTGGGCAACGCAAACGCAAGGTGCAGTTGCTGCCCTCCCGGCGAGGGGACCAGCTCACCCTG CCTCCACCCCCTGAGCTCGGCTATTCCATCACTGCCGAAGACCTGGACATGGAGAGGAGAGCCTCGCTGCAGTGGTTTAACAAGGTCTTGGAGGACAAGATGG ACGATGCGTCCACCTCGGCCAGTGAACCCCCACCTGCCGCCAACCCTCCTTTCACATTTACCCCGCCTGCTGTGGCTCCTGCCGCCTCCGCAGCCTCCCTCCCGGCGCCTAGCTCTAACCCACTGTTGGAGAGCTTGAAGAAGATGCAGGAGTCTCCAGCCCCGCCATCCTCAG AACCTGCTGCGCCAGCAGCTACTGCAGCCCCTTCGCCCCCGAAGACCCCCAGCCTCCTGAGCCCTCTGGTCTCACCACTGACAGGGCCACCGTCGGCCAGCGCCTCCTCAGACTCCAAACCTGCAGCCGCCTTCCTGGGGCTGGCCCCTTCTGCATCTGCAACACCACTCCCCGAGGACACCAAGTCCCCTGGAGGCCCTCAGGCTGAGCAGCCTGGCAGCACCCCAGCCTCCTcggctccctcccccaccccaaagccCAGCATGCTGTTCGGGATGCTGAGCCCACCCGCCACTTCCTCCCTTGCCACGCCCGGCCCAGCTTGTGCTTCTCCCATGTTTAAGCCCATTTTCCTGGCCACCCCCAAGAGTGAGAGCGAGAGCCCCTTGCCATCCAGCTCCGCCTCAGCCGCCACCACCACTTCGTCCAGCACCACCCTcgccaccacagccagcacaGCCAGCACCCCAGCTCCCACTTTCAAGCCCATCTTCGACAGTGTGGAGCCCTTTCCAGCCATGCCCCTGGCAGCCCCCTTCTCCCTGAAGCAGAcagctgctgccgccaccacgaCGGCCACCCCATCCCCTCTCTTCACCGGCCTGGGCACTGCCGCCTCCACAGCGGCCTCTGGCaccacagcctctgcctccaagctCGTGTTTGGCTTTGGAGTGACCACGGTGGCCAGCAGTGCCAGCAGTACGGTGACGTCCACCTCGCAGACACTTCTTTTCGGGGGAGCGCCCCCTGTCACTGCTGCCAGTTCTGCCCCGGCCCTGTCCTCCATCTTCCAGTTCGGCAAGCCCCCTGCCACCGCCACGGCATCTGCAGCCGGCACCTCCTTCAGCCAGCCCCTTGCCAGCTCTGCCCAGACCGTGGCCGGCAGCAGTGGCGGCAGCGGCACTAGTGGCTTCGGTGGCTTTGGCAGCACCCTCACCACCTCCTCCTCGGGCCCCGCCACCAGCAGCCAGCCCACACTGACCTTCAGCAGCACCGCCACCCCCACCTTCAACATTCCCTTTAGCTCCGGGGCCAAGCCTGCGCCGTCGCCGGCCTACCCTGGAGCCGCCCCGCAGCCCACGTTTGGAGCCGCTGGCGGGGCCAGCAAGCCAGCCCTGGCCCCGAGTTTCGGCAGCTCCTTCACTTTCGGCAACTCGGTGGCCTCGGCCCCGTCGGCAGCCCCGGCAGCGGCCGCCTTTGGCAGCGCTGCACAGCCGGCTTTCGGCGGATTGAAAGCCGCGGCCTCCACCTTTGGCACGCCTGCCAGCACGCAGCCGGCTTTCGGGAACACCACGTCGGTGTTCTCCTTTGGTTCAGCCAGCACCTCTGGCTTTGGAGCCACCACGCAGACCACCAACAGTGGGAGCAGCAGCTCTCTATTCGGCAGCTCTGCGCCGTCCCCGTTCACATTTGGTGGCTCGGCGGCTCCGTCTGCCAGTGGAGGCTTTGGGCTCGGGGCTACCCCGGGCACCAGCTCCACCTCTGGAACTTTCAGCTTTGGATCTGGACCGAGCGGGACCACGGGCACCACCACCTCTTTTGGGGGAAGCCTGAGTCAGAACACCCTGGGCACACCCAGCCAGAGCTCACCCTTCGCCTTCAGTGCGGGCAGTGCGTCTGAAAGCAAGCCTGTGTTTGGAG GCACAGCCACACCCACCTTCGGGCAGAGTGCCCCTGCCCCTGGAGTGGGCACCGCAGGCAGCAGCCTCTCATTTGGGGCCTCCTCAACACCTGCCCAAGGCTTTGTTGGAGTTGGAGCTTTCG GGTCAGCGGCCCCTTCGTTTTCCATTGGCGCGGGATCCAAGACCCCAGGGGCCCGACAGCGacttcaggcccggaggcagcatACCCGCAAGAAGTAG